The genomic segment ctagaacTTAGAGGACTTTATATGGGGGAAGGTCGGGAGCTATTTtcattagtaattaagtatagagcgtaatatacttagttttctttaatacgtaatatacggtacggccccggcggattgctctatcgggggggttataaactttataagagggaaagttaaaaagttaaaaaatttaaaaaaattaatctagcgagatagtataagtatttattaataccgtatattaatattatataattaatattaagaatcgcccgagtagctagtaaaagtagaatattaaaataaatattaattaccctttaaatagctaaatactactccttactttctctttttattttatttaataataacctctccctactattattcttatttaatacgctcgctTACGCTCTttctaagctcttaattatattattaaatctaggcttatttatattattttattatattaaaaaggcgctaataaaggtaatacttataataatatatctatctaTCTTCCGTaagtcgatattattaatataatatttattaaaatagtctttttatagctcggggtcgtttagtataatatttataagatcgaacttctagctattaaagaagccctaagggttaataagctattaacgtctcggtattttaataaaatatatttaaagtaaacgattaaatagtaataataataatataataataataaataataagggaagtagcgtttttaattttaacaaaaaaaacgaggtaataaatatatatatatatatatataagtcaaagttaaaagtattagggtagatatcgtaaggttaatattatttttaatagtaataacgagggaatttttaatactactattataagctattattacttagcgggccgcaaacttagctaagtaggtagcttataaaataatagcgttaagtgcttaatatcgctattaataatctataattataaactttataaaaaaaaagttaaaaagataaaaaatttaaaaaaatagtccattaaaataataagagtatttattaatactatatattaatacggtataattaatatcaagaattgcccgagtagttagtaaaagtaaaaataaaaaaattaataataacaaatttataaaattaacttttacttaattcttttaaaatagggtttcttttttaaaaaaatatttaggtcttattaaagctttatAGAGTGGGCACAGGCTAGCGTAGATACGAGTTAGAcgagtttatatagttcCTCTATTAAAACCCCAAAGTAGGTTATAAGTAAGGATCTCGGCGAGGACTCCCGTAGCGGCTAATCGCGCCTCAGTGCGGGAAATAACGGCACATTAGCTAGGGGAAGGCAATGAACCATCTATCCAAGAACGTTGGGGGTTGCCGCTGTTAGAAGAGAAAGGGTCTTTCATTCAGGCATGCAACGTCGGCCACACGCCGCTTTAGTAGCACTAGGATAATGCCGTTAGTCAACCAAACGATGGGCTCGTAGTCCTTGAGCTAGTCACTTAGATCCTGGCAATTTCTCCCTGCCGCTTTACGTTACTCTACCGTCACGTTGACCGTGCACATTTCTCAACGCGAAAACCCCGGAGATGAGATGCTCCAAGCGAAAGCGGCGATTGATTCTGCTCCACCCTGGTGTGGCCCAGAAGTACCTGTCAGCCACGAAAAAAATCGTAATGGCCGAGAGCTCCAATTCAATCCGAAGCTTGCACAGCCGTGGCCCGTCCAAACTCATTCGCCCATCCACCCGTCGACCCTCACTTGCCGTGAATCGCCGCTCATTAACAGCCCGGCGCATTCCATCCCTCTCCATCATCACCGTCATCCTCCTCTCGTCACCACATCCGAGCATCCATCGGAATAGGCCACTATGCTCTCCAGTCGATTGATACCGCGCGCTGCAGCCAAGTCGGCTTTCAGAAAACCCTCGTAAAGGACCCTGATAGCAGAGCCTCATTCTTTCCAAGCTGACAGCTGTTTGTAGACTCCCCGCCGTCGCACCCCAGCTCTCCAGATGGAGCCGTGCCTACGCCTCGTCCTCTGGTACGTTGCTTATACCCCGAATATACTGCTTGTGACGCCACTGACCCTGTTATCAGAGGAGAACGATCTCGTTGTCATTGGCGGTGGCGTTGCCGGCTATGTCGCTGCGATCAAAGCTGGTCAAGAGGGCCTGAAGGTTGCCTGCATCGAAAAGCGAGGTACCCTAGGTGGAACATGCCTCAATGTTGGCTGTATTCCCTCGAAGGCACTCCTCAACAATTCTCACCTTTACCACACCATCAAACATGATACCAAGAACCGCGGAATCGATGTCTCAGACGTAAAGGTCAACCTGGAGCAGTTCATGAAGGCTAAGGACACCGCCGTCGGCGGCCTGACTAAGGGTGTCGAATTCCTCTTCAAGAAGAATGGTGTCGAATACATCAAGGGTGCCGGCACCTTCGTCAACGAGAACGAGATCAAAGTCTCTCTCAATGACGGTGGCGAGACCTCTGTGAAGGGCAAGAACATCCTGATCGCGACTGGCAGCGAGGCTACTCCCTTCCCTGGTCTCGAGATTGACGAGAAGCGCGTCGTCACCAGCACTGGTGCGCTCTCTCTCGACAAGATTCCGGAATCCCTCGTTGTCATTGGTGGCGGCATCATTGGTCTGGAGATGGCCTCCGTCTGGTCCCGTCTCGGCTCCAAGGTGACTGTTGTGGAGTTCCTCGGCCAGATTGGCGGCCCCGGAATGGACGCCGAGATTGCCAAGAGCTCTCAGAAGATTCTTAAGAAACAGGGTATTACCTTCAAGACGGGCACCAAGGTTCTGAGCGGCGACAAGAGTGGCGATAAGGTCAAGTTGGAGGTCGACTCTGCCAAGGGTGGCAAGCCGGAGACGGTAAGACTTGGCCAAAAACCGGTTTGGTAGAAGATGCTG from the Colletotrichum lupini chromosome 3, complete sequence genome contains:
- a CDS encoding dihydrolipoyl dehydrogenase; translation: MAPNEADRTLKGKSLRSWQFLPAALRYSTVTLTVHISQRENPGDEMLQAKAAIDSAPPWCGPEVPVSHEKNRNGRELQFNPKLAQPWPVQTHSPIHPSTLTCRESPLINSPAHSIPLHHHRHPPLATMLSSRLIPRAAAKSAFRKPSLPAVAPQLSRWSRAYASSSEENDLVVIGGGVAGYVAAIKAGQEGLKVACIEKRGTLGGTCLNVGCIPSKALLNNSHLYHTIKHDTKNRGIDVSDVKVNLEQFMKAKDTAVGGLTKGVEFLFKKNGVEYIKGAGTFVNENEIKVSLNDGGETSVKGKNILIATGSEATPFPGLEIDEKRVVTSTGALSLDKIPESLVVIGGGIIGLEMASVWSRLGSKVTVVEFLGQIGGPGMDAEIAKSSQKILKKQGITFKTGTKVLSGDKSGDKVKLEVDSAKGGKPETLDADVVLVAIGRRPYTGGLGLENIGLDLDERGRVIIDSEYRTKIPHIRCVGDVTFGPMLAHKAEEEAVAVVEYIKKGHGHVNYGVIPSVMYTHPEVAWVGQSEQDLKSQDIPYRVGSFPFSANSRAKTNLDTEGMVKMLADPETDRILGVHIIGPNAGEMIAEATLALEYGASSEDIARTCHAHPTLAEAFKEAAMATYSKPIHM